One genomic window of Roseateles sp. DAIF2 includes the following:
- a CDS encoding NAD(P)/FAD-dependent oxidoreductase encodes MPLTAIQAFPPAATRQRIAVVGTGIAGLSCAWLLAEHHEVTLFEREARAGGHSHTVDAPAAGRGLVPVDTGFIVYNEPAYPNLSALFRHLEVPTAASDMSFAVSLDGGRLEYAGTDLRGLFAQKRNLLRPRFWQMLRELLRFYREAPLDARAAGDQALDDYLDARGYGRAFRDDHLYPMAAAIWSAPAAQVGRYPVAAFVRFCENHGLLQISGRPVWRTVNGGSREYVGRLSRRFADRLRLDQAVLEVRREADGVRLRTAKGWWPERFDQLVLAIHADSALALLGDPTPEERRLLGSFAYTRNLAVLHRDPALMPTRRATWSSWNYLAARGSGAPPTVSYWMNRLQPHLPQGPGSDLFVTLNPPVPPRPEHLIRTELYEHPLFDATALAAQRRLWSLQGRQRSWFCGAYFGAGFHEDGLQAGLAVAEAIGGVRRPWRVPGESGRIHLAEALPA; translated from the coding sequence ATGCCGCTCACCGCCATCCAGGCTTTTCCGCCCGCCGCGACGCGCCAGCGCATCGCCGTGGTCGGCACGGGCATCGCCGGCCTGTCCTGCGCCTGGCTGTTGGCCGAACACCATGAGGTCACGCTGTTCGAGCGCGAGGCGCGAGCGGGCGGACACAGCCACACCGTCGACGCCCCGGCCGCCGGCAGGGGCTTGGTGCCGGTCGACACCGGCTTCATCGTCTACAACGAGCCGGCCTACCCGAACCTGAGCGCGCTGTTCCGCCATCTCGAGGTGCCGACCGCGGCCAGCGACATGTCCTTCGCCGTCAGCCTCGACGGCGGCCGGCTCGAATATGCCGGCACCGATCTGCGCGGTCTGTTCGCGCAGAAGCGCAATCTGCTGCGGCCGCGCTTCTGGCAGATGCTGCGCGAGCTGCTGCGCTTTTACCGCGAGGCGCCGCTGGATGCCCGAGCCGCTGGCGACCAGGCGCTGGACGACTACCTGGACGCGCGGGGCTATGGCCGCGCCTTCCGCGACGATCACCTCTACCCGATGGCCGCGGCGATCTGGTCGGCGCCGGCCGCGCAGGTCGGGCGCTATCCGGTCGCCGCCTTCGTGCGCTTCTGCGAGAACCATGGCCTGCTGCAGATCAGCGGCCGGCCCGTCTGGCGCACCGTCAACGGCGGCAGCCGCGAGTATGTCGGGCGGCTGAGCCGGCGCTTCGCCGATCGGCTGCGGCTCGATCAGGCCGTGCTGGAAGTGCGGCGCGAGGCGGACGGCGTGCGCCTGCGCACGGCCAAAGGCTGGTGGCCCGAGCGCTTCGACCAGCTCGTGCTGGCCATTCATGCCGACAGCGCGCTGGCCCTGCTCGGCGACCCGACGCCCGAGGAGCGGCGGCTGCTCGGCAGCTTCGCCTACACCCGCAACCTGGCCGTGCTGCACCGCGACCCGGCCCTGATGCCTACACGCCGCGCCACCTGGTCGAGCTGGAACTACCTGGCCGCGCGCGGCAGCGGCGCCCCGCCGACGGTCAGCTACTGGATGAACCGCCTGCAGCCGCACCTGCCGCAGGGACCTGGCAGCGACCTCTTCGTCACCCTGAACCCGCCGGTGCCGCCGCGGCCCGAGCACCTGATCCGCACCGAGCTCTACGAGCATCCGTTGTTCGACGCCACCGCACTGGCCGCGCAGCGCCGGCTCTGGTCGCTGCAGGGCCGGCAGCGCAGCTGGTTCTGCGGCGCCTATTTCGGCGCCGGCTTCCATGAGGACGGCCTGCAGGCCGGCCTGGCGGTGGCCGAGGCGATCGGGGGCGTGCGCCGGCCCTGGCGGGTGCCAGGGGAGTCCGGCCGCATCCACCTGGCCGAGGCGCTGCCGGCATGA
- a CDS encoding sigma-70 family RNA polymerase sigma factor yields MTVVPIDPERCARPADDWAGLICAVAERRDREAFARLFAHFAPRIKRHLMLGGSPEAQAEELAQETLAAVWRKAALFDPARAAASTWIFTIARHLRVDLLRRHQGDERLDEAFDFDGLEADEPAAEERLHATRLNERLRGALAQLPPEQQRVLRLSYFDDESHAHIAAELGIPLGTVKSRMRLAVSQLRRLLER; encoded by the coding sequence TTGACCGTCGTACCGATCGATCCCGAGCGCTGCGCCCGCCCCGCCGATGACTGGGCCGGGTTGATTTGCGCCGTGGCCGAGCGACGGGACCGCGAGGCCTTCGCGCGGCTGTTCGCCCATTTCGCACCGCGCATCAAGCGCCATCTGATGCTGGGCGGCAGCCCCGAGGCCCAGGCCGAGGAACTGGCCCAGGAGACCCTGGCGGCCGTCTGGCGCAAGGCGGCGCTGTTCGACCCGGCGCGGGCCGCGGCCTCGACCTGGATCTTCACGATCGCGCGCCATCTGCGCGTGGACCTGCTGCGCCGCCATCAGGGCGACGAGCGGCTCGACGAGGCTTTCGATTTCGACGGCCTGGAGGCCGACGAACCTGCGGCCGAGGAGCGCCTGCACGCGACCCGGCTCAACGAACGTCTGCGCGGTGCCCTGGCCCAGTTGCCGCCCGAGCAGCAGCGGGTGCTGCGGCTTTCCTACTTCGATGATGAATCGCATGCGCACATTGCCGCCGAGCTGGGCATCCCGCTCGGCACGGTCAAGTCGCGCATGCGCCTGGCGGTGAGCCAACTGCGCCGCCTGCTGGAACGATGA
- a CDS encoding ChrR family anti-sigma-E factor → MMMDIRHHPEDELLLALSAGRLETGTRLVLSSHLELCAHCRERLRLLDALGGLLLDEAEPAPLAEDALARTLARIDAREAAPAPPLKVSAPPPLPEGARWPQALAHCSATPWRWIGPGMRWSRVSVPGAPEANVFLLRIAAGKYLPQHTHRGLELTQVLHGRFHDGRALFGPGDLDAADGEVQHQPVVQDGSECICLASLDGRLRFESPIARLFGALVGM, encoded by the coding sequence ATGATGATGGACATCCGACACCACCCCGAAGACGAGCTGCTGCTGGCGCTGTCCGCCGGCCGGCTGGAGACGGGCACGCGGCTGGTCCTTTCCAGCCATCTGGAGCTCTGCGCCCATTGCCGCGAGCGCCTGCGCCTGCTGGACGCGCTCGGCGGCCTGCTGCTCGACGAGGCCGAGCCGGCGCCGCTGGCCGAGGATGCGCTGGCCCGCACCTTGGCCCGCATTGACGCGCGGGAAGCCGCGCCCGCCCCGCCGCTCAAGGTCAGCGCGCCGCCGCCTCTGCCCGAGGGCGCCCGCTGGCCCCAGGCGCTGGCCCATTGCAGCGCCACGCCCTGGCGCTGGATCGGCCCGGGCATGCGCTGGAGCCGGGTGAGCGTGCCCGGAGCGCCCGAGGCCAATGTCTTTCTGCTGCGCATCGCGGCCGGCAAGTACCTGCCCCAGCATACGCATCGCGGGTTGGAGCTGACGCAGGTCCTGCATGGCCGCTTCCACGACGGGCGCGCGCTATTCGGCCCCGGCGATCTCGACGCCGCCGATGGCGAGGTCCAGCATCAGCCGGTGGTGCAGGACGGCAGCGAGTGCATCTGCCTGGCCTCGCTGGACGGTCGTCTGCGCTTCGAGAGCCCTATCGCGCGCCTGTTCGGCGCGCTGGTCGGGATGTGA
- a CDS encoding DUF2177 family protein, whose translation MTTSPRRLLLAYAAALLCFLLLDAAWLTWMGPRLYRPALAALMAPAVDWRAVALFYPLYLLGLLVFAIVPALERRRPGQALGRGALLGLVAYATYDLTNQATLRDWPWLITAIDLAWGSLLSGCTAWVSTSLTSRPARRTGAR comes from the coding sequence ATGACCACCTCGCCCCGCCGCCTGCTGCTCGCCTATGCCGCAGCGCTGCTGTGCTTCCTGCTGCTCGACGCCGCCTGGCTCACCTGGATGGGGCCGCGCCTGTACCGGCCCGCGCTCGCTGCGCTGATGGCGCCCGCGGTGGACTGGCGCGCCGTGGCGCTGTTCTATCCACTCTACCTGCTGGGCCTCTTGGTGTTCGCGATCGTGCCGGCCCTGGAACGCCGCCGGCCTGGCCAGGCCCTGGGGCGCGGTGCGCTGCTGGGGCTGGTGGCCTATGCCACCTATGACCTGACGAACCAGGCAACCCTGCGCGACTGGCCCTGGCTGATCACGGCCATCGATCTGGCCTGGGGTTCCCTGCTCAGCGGCTGCACGGCCTGGGTCAGCACCTCCCTCACATCCCGACCAGCGCGCCGAACAGGCGCGCGATAG
- a CDS encoding DUF6134 family protein gives MLQLAMVMPAMAQERDIASGRWDFVATLDGKPIGTHRFTVAGPAAARRVESRAQFSVRLLGIPVYRYRHRAEERWQDDCLRELRADTDDDGREQQVARRFDDECVMAYAYWNPLLVRQTRLVDPQTGQAGPVRFEPLPEAAIELHGRPVAARGWRLVSETQRITAWYATEGGRWIGLDAEARGGRQLRYRLSAEKDPP, from the coding sequence ATGCTGCAGCTCGCCATGGTCATGCCCGCCATGGCGCAGGAGCGCGACATCGCATCCGGCCGCTGGGATTTCGTCGCCACGCTGGACGGCAAACCGATCGGCACGCATCGCTTCACGGTCGCCGGCCCGGCCGCCGCGCGCCGCGTCGAGAGCCGCGCGCAGTTCAGCGTCCGCCTGCTGGGCATTCCCGTGTACCGCTATCGCCACCGGGCCGAGGAGCGCTGGCAGGACGACTGCTTGCGCGAGCTGCGGGCCGACACCGACGACGACGGCCGGGAGCAGCAGGTGGCCCGGCGCTTCGACGACGAATGCGTGATGGCCTATGCCTACTGGAACCCGCTTCTCGTCCGGCAGACCCGGCTGGTCGACCCGCAGACCGGTCAAGCCGGCCCGGTGCGCTTCGAGCCCTTGCCGGAGGCCGCGATCGAGCTGCATGGCCGGCCCGTCGCGGCCCGCGGCTGGCGGCTCGTCAGCGAGACGCAGCGGATCACGGCCTGGTACGCCACCGAGGGCGGCCGCTGGATCGGGCTGGATGCCGAGGCCCGGGGCGGCCGCCAGCTCCGCTACCGACTCTCCGCCGAGAAGGATCCGCCATGA
- a CDS encoding DUF1295 domain-containing protein: protein MSPLLSLAVLGLLVSLALALATWVLSLPLRDASLADRIWSALIAAPALAYAWFLRPDARGLLMLALLLLWALRLAIHLTRRNRGRGEDRRYRAMRERHGAAFGRRSLYLVFGLQALLAWIVGWPLLAALVHPAPLNLLDLLGALLAATGIAVETVADAQLARFLRDPRREGAVMDRGLWAWSRHPNYFGEACVWWGLGLMAVAGGGRGAAWSLASPLLMTGLLLKVSGVALLERDIAERRPAYRDYAARTSAFIPWPPRRGARP from the coding sequence ATGAGCCCGCTTCTTTCGCTTGCGGTGCTCGGCCTGCTGGTCTCGCTGGCCCTGGCCCTGGCGACCTGGGTCCTGAGCCTGCCGCTGCGCGATGCCAGCCTGGCCGACCGCATCTGGTCGGCGCTGATCGCTGCGCCGGCCCTTGCCTATGCCTGGTTCCTGCGGCCCGATGCGCGCGGCCTGCTGATGCTGGCCCTGCTGCTGCTCTGGGCGCTGCGGCTGGCCATCCACCTCACGCGGCGCAACCGTGGCCGGGGCGAGGACCGCCGCTACCGCGCCATGCGCGAACGTCATGGCGCGGCCTTCGGCCGCAGGAGCCTGTACCTGGTGTTCGGCCTGCAGGCCCTGCTGGCCTGGATCGTCGGCTGGCCCTTGCTGGCGGCCCTGGTCCATCCCGCGCCGCTGAACCTGCTCGACCTGCTCGGCGCGCTGCTGGCGGCCACGGGCATCGCCGTCGAGACGGTGGCCGATGCGCAACTGGCCCGCTTCCTGCGCGACCCGCGGCGCGAGGGGGCGGTGATGGACCGCGGCCTGTGGGCCTGGTCGCGCCATCCGAACTATTTCGGCGAGGCCTGCGTCTGGTGGGGGTTGGGCCTGATGGCCGTGGCCGGCGGCGGCCGGGGCGCCGCCTGGAGCCTGGCCTCGCCGCTGCTGATGACGGGGCTGCTGCTCAAGGTTTCGGGCGTGGCGCTGCTGGAGCGGGACATCGCCGAGCGCCGCCCCGCCTACCGCGACTACGCGGCCCGCACCAGCGCCTTCATTCCCTGGCCACCGCGGCGCGGGGCGCGGCCGTGA
- a CDS encoding cyclopropane-fatty-acyl-phospholipid synthase family protein has protein sequence MRSADNTARAINWIEQGLVPDGAVRLGIRRLLRQRLAELRSGDAEAGARIAEEFIEAMQQAPLAPLPEKANEQHYELPAEFFAAVLGPQRKYSCCWWPEGVQTLGEAEAAALAETCVRAGLADGQRILELGCGWGSLSLWMAERLPHARITALSNSHSQRRFIESQAALRGLINLEVMTCDFNDFDTGERFDRVVSVEMFEHLRNWPRAFANIAGWLNTDGRFFLHVFAHREAPYAFEPRDASDWMSRHFFSGGMMPSDELALRCQDALRLRQRWRWDGRHYARTAAAWLARMDARREALMPLFAAVYGEADAALWWTRWRLFFLSVEELFAHASGQQWWVSHYLFEKRG, from the coding sequence ATGCGCAGTGCCGACAACACCGCCCGCGCCATCAACTGGATCGAGCAGGGCCTGGTGCCAGACGGCGCCGTGCGCCTGGGCATCCGCCGCTTGTTGCGACAGCGCCTGGCCGAGCTGCGCAGCGGCGATGCCGAGGCCGGCGCACGCATCGCGGAGGAATTTATCGAAGCCATGCAGCAGGCGCCGCTGGCCCCGCTGCCCGAGAAGGCCAACGAGCAGCATTACGAGCTGCCGGCGGAGTTCTTCGCCGCCGTGCTGGGCCCGCAGCGCAAGTACAGCTGCTGCTGGTGGCCCGAGGGCGTGCAGACGCTGGGCGAGGCCGAAGCCGCGGCCCTGGCCGAGACCTGCGTGCGCGCCGGCCTGGCCGACGGCCAGCGCATCCTGGAGCTGGGCTGCGGCTGGGGCTCGCTGAGCCTGTGGATGGCCGAGCGCCTGCCGCACGCCCGCATCACCGCGCTGTCCAACTCCCATTCGCAGCGGCGCTTCATCGAGTCGCAGGCGGCGCTACGGGGCCTCATCAACCTCGAGGTGATGACGTGCGATTTCAACGACTTCGACACCGGCGAGCGCTTCGACCGCGTGGTGTCGGTCGAGATGTTCGAGCATCTGCGCAACTGGCCGCGCGCCTTTGCCAACATAGCCGGCTGGTTGAATACGGATGGCCGCTTCTTTCTGCATGTGTTCGCGCACCGCGAAGCACCCTATGCCTTCGAGCCGCGCGATGCCAGCGACTGGATGAGCCGGCATTTCTTCTCCGGCGGCATGATGCCCAGCGACGAGCTTGCGCTGCGCTGCCAGGACGCGCTGCGCCTGCGCCAGCGCTGGCGCTGGGACGGCCGCCACTATGCGCGCACCGCGGCCGCCTGGCTGGCCCGCATGGACGCCCGGCGCGAGGCGCTGATGCCGCTGTTCGCGGCCGTCTACGGTGAGGCGGATGCGGCCCTGTGGTGGACGCGCTGGCGGCTCTTCTTCCTTTCGGTGGAGGAGCTGTTCGCCCACGCCAGCGGCCAGCAGTGGTGGGTCAGCCACTACTTGTTCGAGAAACGCGGATGA
- a CDS encoding Crp/Fnr family transcriptional regulator has translation MIDRLPRPDRLRLLAACERVPLRPSQILCRSGQVIRHAYFPIGGLISLLTRDDEQPSIEVGMVGREGMLGMSLVLGVGRAPLGAMVQGAGEAWRLAAPALKRELLLSAALRRCLNRYIAISMAGFATSVGCQHAHLLAPRLARWLLMSLDRASGRELLVTQSWIARMLGVRREGVTEIALKLQAAGLIRYARGHITVLDRGGLESRSCGCYAASRLEYERLLPGLAPASAPLPPAIPG, from the coding sequence TTGATCGATCGGCTGCCGCGCCCCGACCGGCTGCGCCTGCTGGCCGCCTGCGAGCGGGTCCCGCTGCGGCCCTCGCAGATCCTGTGCCGCTCGGGCCAGGTGATCCGCCATGCCTACTTTCCCATCGGCGGCCTGATCTCCTTGCTGACCCGCGATGACGAGCAGCCCTCTATCGAAGTCGGCATGGTGGGCCGCGAGGGCATGTTGGGCATGTCCTTGGTGTTGGGCGTGGGCCGTGCGCCGCTTGGCGCCATGGTGCAGGGCGCGGGCGAGGCCTGGCGCCTGGCCGCCCCGGCGCTCAAGCGCGAGCTGCTGCTCAGCGCGGCGCTGCGGCGCTGCCTGAACCGCTATATCGCCATCTCCATGGCCGGCTTCGCGACCTCGGTCGGATGCCAGCATGCCCATCTGCTGGCCCCTCGCCTGGCGCGCTGGCTGCTGATGAGCCTGGACCGGGCCTCGGGGCGCGAGCTGCTGGTGACGCAAAGCTGGATTGCCCGCATGCTGGGCGTGCGCCGCGAGGGCGTCACGGAGATCGCCTTGAAGCTGCAGGCCGCCGGCCTGATCCGCTACGCCCGAGGACATATCACGGTGCTGGATCGCGGCGGTCTGGAGTCGCGGAGCTGCGGATGTTATGCGGCCAGCCGGCTGGAGTATGAGCGGCTGCTGCCCGGCCTGGCGCCAGCCAGCGCGCCGCTGCCGCCTGCGATCCCGGGCTAG
- a CDS encoding GGDEF domain-containing protein yields the protein MACTQDGERRARHLALHDALTALPNRRFFIERLTHATALLEAGEPARLAVIYLDLDDFKPVNDAYGHDIGDEMLKVVARRLDRRVRSEDMVSRLGGDEFACLRCGPVSRPELSRLARKLYETIAAPMQIGNLRLRVRPSIGIAVHPADGSTAATLMRSADAAMYAAKRSRAGHVFFAKAGEMRRDAMHADAPAPQRDPDDRAAGAVPA from the coding sequence ATGGCCTGCACCCAGGATGGCGAGCGCAGGGCACGGCACCTGGCCCTGCATGACGCCTTGACCGCCTTGCCGAACCGCCGCTTCTTCATCGAACGCCTGACCCATGCGACCGCGCTCCTGGAGGCGGGCGAGCCAGCGCGGCTGGCCGTCATCTATCTGGACCTGGACGACTTCAAGCCCGTCAATGACGCCTATGGCCACGACATCGGCGATGAAATGCTCAAGGTGGTGGCGCGCCGGCTGGACCGCCGGGTGCGCAGCGAAGACATGGTGAGCCGGCTCGGTGGCGACGAGTTCGCCTGCCTGCGCTGCGGGCCGGTGAGTCGGCCCGAGCTCAGCCGGCTGGCGCGCAAGCTCTACGAGACCATCGCCGCACCCATGCAGATCGGGAACCTGCGCCTGCGCGTGCGGCCCAGCATCGGGATTGCCGTCCACCCCGCCGACGGCAGCACCGCCGCCACCTTGATGCGCAGCGCCGACGCGGCGATGTACGCGGCCAAACGCTCGAGGGCCGGCCATGTGTTCTTTGCCAAGGCGGGCGAGATGCGGAGGGACGCCATGCATGCCGACGCACCGGCCCCGCAGCGCGATCCCGATGACCGTGCCGCCGGCGCGGTCCCGGCCTGA